From one Thermincola ferriacetica genomic stretch:
- a CDS encoding glycosyltransferase family 4 protein, with amino-acid sequence MRILIFSWEYPPKSVGGLAQHVYYLSKALAKWGHQVYVVTCGGPDTEPVENIDGVQVHRVHSYAVSAPDFRTWILHLNLSMLEYAVTLLNSIDGVDIVHAHDWLVAYAGRAVKHAYRIPLVATIHATEYGRNHGLHNDNQRYISDVEWWLTYEAWRVICCSSYMEQELKNFFQLPGDKIRIIPNGVEPEDFQAPASIREERGKMIFFIGRLVREKGVQVLLEAAPRILSQYPDTRIVIAGKGPYEDYLRAIAHGLGLNGKVEFAGYVNDMQRNRLYQQATVAAFPSLYEPFGIVALEAMAAKTPVVVGDTGGLREIVEHGVDGLKCYPGSAQSLADNILAVFNDPGLAQRLKKAGYEKVIKKYSWDAIAGQTAEVYKEIVNEAKSVNWQTDTWMARKRLSLVQEKFRNFGRYNIFGQERR; translated from the coding sequence TTGCGCATACTTATATTCAGTTGGGAGTACCCGCCCAAAAGTGTGGGTGGTTTAGCTCAGCATGTTTACTATTTGTCAAAAGCTTTGGCCAAATGGGGTCATCAGGTATATGTGGTGACATGTGGAGGCCCTGATACTGAACCAGTGGAAAACATTGACGGCGTTCAGGTTCACCGGGTGCATTCCTATGCTGTTTCAGCGCCTGATTTCCGTACCTGGATTTTGCACCTGAACCTCAGTATGCTGGAGTATGCAGTAACTCTTCTTAATTCTATCGACGGTGTCGATATTGTGCATGCCCACGACTGGCTGGTGGCATATGCTGGTCGGGCTGTCAAACATGCTTATAGGATTCCTTTAGTGGCCACAATTCATGCCACCGAATACGGGCGCAACCACGGTTTGCATAATGACAACCAGCGGTACATCAGCGATGTAGAATGGTGGTTAACTTATGAAGCGTGGCGAGTCATTTGCTGCAGTTCGTACATGGAGCAAGAACTAAAAAACTTCTTCCAGTTGCCCGGAGACAAAATTAGAATAATTCCCAATGGGGTTGAACCGGAAGATTTTCAGGCACCTGCCAGTATCCGGGAAGAACGGGGCAAGATGATATTCTTCATCGGCAGATTAGTTAGGGAAAAAGGCGTCCAGGTTTTGTTGGAAGCAGCGCCCAGGATACTTTCGCAATATCCGGATACGCGCATTGTAATTGCCGGCAAAGGGCCGTATGAAGATTACCTGAGGGCCATAGCCCATGGTTTGGGCCTCAACGGGAAAGTAGAATTTGCCGGTTATGTCAATGACATGCAGCGAAACCGGCTTTATCAGCAGGCAACGGTAGCCGCTTTTCCCAGCCTTTATGAACCTTTTGGGATAGTCGCCCTGGAAGCTATGGCCGCGAAAACTCCGGTAGTGGTGGGCGACACAGGCGGTTTAAGGGAAATAGTTGAACACGGCGTGGATGGGCTGAAATGTTATCCTGGTTCTGCTCAGTCCCTGGCTGATAACATCCTGGCTGTATTCAACGATCCTGGATTGGCTCAACGGCTGAAAAAGGCAGGTTATGAAAAGGTGATTAAAAAATATAGCTGGGATGCCATTGCAGGCCAGACAGCGGAAGTTTACAAGGAAATTGTAAATGAAGCCAAATCAGTAAACTGGCAGACCGATACCTGGATGGCTCGCAAACGACTTAGTCTGGTACAGGAAAAATTCCGGAATTTTGGTCGGTACAATATTTTTGGACAAGAAAGGAGATAA
- a CDS encoding tetratricopeptide repeat protein has product MKKGILFCATFLVGALLLAGCSGKSMNPFAAKSQLSVQKDEVKRLSEKPAKGDQEKVDIDRVVVQMVNETRAGFFDKAISIGESAFEQGRQSEKFLDTLAVAYGYKNQLEGLTDREKKKYVETARLLLATDPTNTGKKNLLAAVLIDTGNFNEGNKLAAEIYNALPQKTKEVMDTYGWGLYRAGKAKEALPVFQALMQAGPDNLSQTYHTAVVLETVDKAKALSLYKKIVDWANNALTWEENRDNLASTALINKIRKDAQDAINRIQLRGRSAY; this is encoded by the coding sequence ATGAAAAAGGGTATCCTCTTTTGCGCGACTTTTTTGGTGGGAGCGCTTTTGCTAGCAGGTTGTTCCGGCAAAAGTATGAACCCATTTGCTGCCAAATCACAGTTGTCGGTACAGAAAGACGAGGTCAAACGGCTTAGTGAGAAACCGGCAAAAGGCGATCAGGAAAAGGTTGATATTGACCGGGTTGTTGTGCAGATGGTTAATGAAACCCGGGCGGGGTTTTTTGATAAAGCTATATCAATAGGCGAATCAGCTTTTGAACAGGGCCGGCAGTCCGAAAAGTTTCTGGACACACTGGCTGTAGCCTATGGTTACAAGAACCAACTGGAAGGCTTAACTGACCGTGAAAAGAAAAAGTATGTTGAAACAGCCCGGTTGTTATTGGCAACAGACCCCACTAATACGGGAAAAAAGAATCTTTTGGCAGCGGTTTTAATAGACACGGGTAATTTCAACGAAGGTAATAAATTAGCCGCTGAAATATATAATGCTTTGCCCCAAAAAACAAAGGAAGTTATGGATACTTATGGTTGGGGGCTTTATAGGGCCGGAAAAGCGAAAGAAGCGTTGCCGGTTTTTCAGGCCCTTATGCAGGCAGGACCGGACAACCTTTCCCAAACCTATCATACGGCTGTGGTATTGGAAACAGTGGACAAAGCCAAAGCATTGTCCTTGTATAAAAAGATAGTGGACTGGGCCAATAATGCCCTCACATGGGAAGAGAACAGAGATAATCTGGCTTCTACGGCACTGATTAATAAAATAAGAAAGGATGCTCAGGATGCTATTAACCGCATCCAGTTAAGAGGGCGTTCTGCTTATTAG
- a CDS encoding carbohydrate-binding protein, with amino-acid sequence MDIRESHPTIDMKNNYSADESAGVTVYPTPITQGEHINVIYNGLLAKSGADGIWLHYGFGPHNNWHDVKDLKMFKTGRGWEYTFQVTDPTRLNFCFKDSANNWDNNNGLNWSFEIHHGKTY; translated from the coding sequence ATGGATATTAGAGAAAGCCATCCCACTATCGATATGAAAAATAATTATAGTGCTGACGAAAGTGCGGGTGTTACCGTCTATCCTACTCCCATCACCCAGGGAGAACACATCAATGTAATCTATAATGGGTTACTTGCCAAATCAGGAGCTGACGGAATTTGGCTGCATTACGGTTTTGGTCCCCATAACAACTGGCATGATGTGAAAGACCTGAAGATGTTTAAAACCGGCCGTGGTTGGGAGTATACGTTCCAGGTGACAGACCCCACCAGATTAAACTTCTGTTTTAAGGACAGTGCTAATAACTGGGATAACAATAACGGCCTGAACTGGAGTTTTGAAATTCACCATGGAAAAACCTATTAA